A window of the Streptomyces albireticuli genome harbors these coding sequences:
- a CDS encoding NHL repeat-containing protein, with protein MSEPSGTERSPARAPAVEPLLSTVAGNGDADYTGDGKSATTTALHRPTAVAADASGNLYIADSKNHRVRRVDAGTGIVTTVAGTGEDGFAGDYGPAAKALLNRPDGVAVDSAGHLYIADTDNHRIRKIDAHSRTITTVAGIGKAYFSGDEGPATEAYLNNPRGVAVDSLGNLYIADSNNERVRRVDARTGIITTVAGTYGYGTPGDGGSAVDAHLYGPYGVAVDFAGNLYIADTYNHLVRKVDARTRIITTVAGNGEPGFTGDGPAVKNSLYHPRGVAVDAAGNLYIADTDDHRIRRVDAATRIMTTVAGNGKTGFTGDGEPATETPLYSPFGVALDSAGNVYLADTENHRVRKVGGASVVVRYSVLPVEWPDVVLTHGGETGYPGVRLLAEDDGRPAPQKVSVTLPEGKGLEFVAQGEPGYQLTVQDPHGRTTFFDGTLNGRTLTFEDVDLALSGKGSESRAWVAVKAAAGAPLGDTALGFQVGDRYSPSTAVHVVPRFALSPSDSEPRLTRAGETGFVGVDVRAVEGGTVPPQTVRVTLPAGAGLRFVPGHDGICQVTVMDADMHTTSYDGTLSPDGRTLTVEGVGLALAGKGSRSGAWVAVKASPDAPSGESRLDFQVGGRTSPTGTVRVLDAAAKTG; from the coding sequence ATGAGTGAACCCAGCGGTACCGAGCGATCCCCGGCCCGGGCCCCGGCAGTCGAGCCCCTCCTCTCCACCGTGGCGGGGAACGGCGACGCCGACTACACCGGTGACGGCAAGAGCGCCACCACCACCGCCCTCCACCGGCCCACCGCCGTCGCGGCGGACGCGTCCGGCAACCTCTACATCGCCGACTCCAAGAACCACCGGGTGCGGCGGGTGGACGCCGGCACCGGGATCGTCACCACGGTGGCGGGCACCGGCGAGGACGGCTTCGCCGGTGACTACGGGCCCGCCGCAAAGGCGCTCCTCAACCGCCCGGACGGGGTCGCGGTGGATTCCGCCGGCCACCTCTACATCGCCGACACCGACAACCACCGGATACGGAAGATCGACGCCCACTCCCGGACCATCACCACGGTGGCGGGCATCGGGAAGGCCTACTTCAGCGGGGACGAGGGGCCGGCCACCGAGGCGTACCTCAACAACCCCCGTGGCGTCGCGGTGGATTCCCTCGGCAACCTCTACATCGCCGACAGCAACAACGAGCGGGTGCGGAGGGTGGACGCCAGGACCGGGATCATCACCACGGTGGCGGGCACCTACGGCTACGGCACCCCGGGCGACGGAGGCTCGGCCGTCGACGCCCACCTCTACGGTCCCTACGGGGTCGCGGTGGACTTCGCCGGCAACCTCTACATCGCCGACACCTACAACCACCTGGTGCGGAAGGTGGACGCCAGGACCCGGATCATCACCACGGTGGCGGGGAACGGAGAGCCCGGCTTCACCGGTGACGGGCCGGCCGTCAAGAACAGCCTCTACCACCCCCGTGGTGTCGCGGTGGACGCGGCCGGCAATCTCTACATCGCCGACACCGACGACCACCGGATCCGGCGGGTGGACGCCGCCACCCGGATCATGACCACCGTGGCGGGCAACGGGAAGACCGGCTTCACCGGTGACGGCGAGCCGGCCACCGAGACGCCGCTCTACTCGCCCTTCGGGGTCGCGCTGGACTCCGCCGGCAACGTCTACCTCGCCGACACCGAGAACCATCGCGTGCGGAAGGTGGGCGGCGCCTCCGTCGTCGTCCGGTACTCGGTGCTGCCGGTGGAGTGGCCGGACGTCGTGCTGACGCACGGCGGCGAGACCGGCTACCCGGGCGTGCGGTTGCTGGCCGAGGACGACGGCAGGCCCGCTCCGCAGAAGGTCTCCGTGACCCTCCCCGAGGGCAAGGGCCTGGAGTTCGTCGCCCAGGGCGAGCCCGGGTACCAGCTGACCGTGCAGGACCCCCACGGGCGCACGACGTTCTTCGACGGGACCCTGAACGGACGGACCCTGACCTTCGAGGACGTCGACCTGGCCCTGTCGGGCAAGGGCTCCGAGTCCAGGGCGTGGGTCGCGGTCAAGGCCGCCGCCGGCGCCCCGCTGGGGGACACGGCCCTGGGCTTCCAGGTCGGCGACCGGTACTCCCCTTCCACCGCCGTCCATGTCGTGCCGCGGTTCGCGCTGTCACCCTCGGATTCGGAACCGCGGCTGACCCGCGCCGGCGAGACCGGATTCGTGGGCGTGGACGTGCGCGCTGTCGAGGGCGGCACCGTCCCGCCGCAGACGGTCCGGGTGACCCTTCCCGCGGGTGCGGGGCTGCGGTTCGTCCCGGGGCACGACGGGATCTGCCAGGTGACCGTCATGGACGCCGACATGCACACGACGTCCTACGACGGCACGTTGTCACCGGACGGGCGGACGCTCACCGTCGAGGGCGTCGGCCTGGCGCTGGCGGGCAAGGGGTCGAGGTCCGGGGCGTGGGTCGCGGTGAAGGCCTCCCCTGACGCCCCCTCCGGGGAGTCGCGCCTGGACTTCCAGGTGGGCGGCCGGACGTCGCCCACCGGTACGGTCCGCGTCCTCGACGCGGCCGCGAAGACCGGGTGA
- a CDS encoding glycosyltransferase family 4 protein, with translation MSKVTARTPRLAVSARPRSMSIVARVYGYPPAHNAGSEWMLHSMLRPLSERGHRVTVWLSHPGTLEKPYDIDGVRVVPYQAGAEFAAEAQKADVLLSQYENVPIVAGLAKARHIPVVVICHDNFASSFHDAAGADLVVYNSEWIRRDGEIHYGQYPQEFLPGRTIVVRPPVIAEHYRTTPGDRVTLVNLNPDKGGDIFWQIAAWSPEWEFLGVRGAYGQQTTPPTRLPNCEIVDGVPGNEMREHVYSRSRVVLMPSLYESWGRVAVEAFASGIPVIAHPTPGLVEALGEAGIFAYRDDLNAWLHALRALRDPENWAKASRRALARSAELSATPDLGLWCDAVESLYDAKRQRSFHVAGPPRTKTSVAAG, from the coding sequence GTGAGCAAGGTGACGGCCCGCACGCCCCGACTGGCCGTGTCCGCCAGGCCGCGCAGCATGTCCATCGTGGCCCGGGTGTACGGATACCCCCCGGCCCACAACGCCGGCTCCGAGTGGATGCTCCACTCGATGCTGCGCCCGCTGAGCGAGCGCGGCCACCGCGTGACGGTGTGGTTGTCGCACCCCGGGACCCTCGAGAAGCCCTACGACATCGACGGAGTGCGGGTCGTCCCCTACCAGGCGGGCGCCGAGTTCGCCGCCGAGGCCCAGAAGGCCGACGTGCTCCTGTCCCAGTACGAGAACGTCCCCATCGTGGCGGGGCTCGCCAAGGCCCGGCACATCCCCGTGGTCGTGATCTGCCACGACAACTTCGCGTCGAGCTTCCACGACGCGGCCGGAGCCGACCTCGTCGTCTACAACAGCGAGTGGATCCGGCGCGACGGCGAGATCCACTACGGGCAGTACCCCCAGGAGTTCCTGCCCGGGCGCACGATCGTCGTCCGCCCGCCCGTCATCGCGGAGCACTACCGCACCACCCCGGGCGACCGCGTGACCCTGGTGAACCTCAACCCCGACAAGGGCGGCGACATCTTCTGGCAGATCGCCGCCTGGTCACCGGAATGGGAATTCCTGGGGGTCCGCGGCGCCTACGGGCAGCAGACCACCCCGCCGACCCGGCTGCCCAACTGCGAGATCGTCGACGGCGTGCCGGGGAACGAGATGCGCGAGCACGTCTACAGCAGGTCGCGCGTGGTGCTCATGCCGAGCCTGTACGAATCCTGGGGACGCGTGGCCGTGGAGGCCTTCGCGTCCGGCATCCCGGTGATCGCCCACCCCACCCCCGGTCTCGTCGAGGCCCTCGGCGAGGCGGGCATCTTCGCCTACCGAGACGACCTGAACGCGTGGCTGCACGCCCTCCGGGCGCTGCGGGACCCGGAGAACTGGGCGAAGGCCTCCCGCCGGGCCCTGGCACGCTCCGCCGAGCTCAGCGCGACCCCCGACCTCGGCCTCTGGTGCGACGCCGTCGAGTCGCTCTACGACGCCAAGCGGCAGAGGTCCTTCCATGTGGCGGGCCCGCCCCGCACGAAGACTTCCGTGGCCGCCGGCTGA
- a CDS encoding ribosome-inactivating family protein — protein sequence MALERDDILENALDFSPASAAGAKRVSEMLVFLRQRYATFAPGQTGDARFFMVDVQLDGNRTIQLYFQKRNLYLRGWTHDRGTDFMGGWDREERALTDAQRGERIPTGMTLRKGSDFLKSEYAKDADKESLSRTTMEGRLGKLHTYLGDVVAERRADNAGAEAALHVIARMTAEMARFGLFAKSFTQKWAAGLEQDYTVTVKLHYSPGEYKDYTTPPFRDAILKWKKTTKKSNGGTDTLTVLGKTIVQVEAEAIIGGGAKWRPEAGE from the coding sequence ATGGCCCTGGAACGTGACGACATTCTTGAGAATGCGCTGGACTTCAGTCCGGCGAGTGCCGCGGGAGCGAAACGGGTCAGCGAAATGCTGGTGTTCCTCCGCCAGCGGTACGCGACGTTCGCGCCGGGGCAGACCGGTGACGCGCGCTTCTTCATGGTCGACGTTCAGTTGGACGGGAACCGGACGATCCAGCTCTACTTCCAGAAGAGGAACCTCTACCTGCGCGGCTGGACGCACGACCGCGGCACGGACTTCATGGGCGGCTGGGACCGCGAGGAGAGGGCCCTCACCGACGCACAGCGGGGAGAGCGCATTCCCACCGGAATGACCTTGAGGAAGGGGTCGGACTTCCTCAAGTCCGAGTACGCGAAGGACGCGGACAAGGAAAGCCTGTCGCGGACCACGATGGAAGGGCGGCTGGGCAAGCTCCACACCTACCTCGGGGACGTGGTCGCCGAGCGGCGCGCCGACAACGCGGGGGCCGAGGCCGCGCTGCACGTGATCGCCCGGATGACGGCGGAGATGGCCAGGTTCGGCTTGTTCGCCAAGTCGTTCACGCAGAAGTGGGCGGCGGGGCTGGAACAGGACTACACGGTGACCGTCAAGCTGCACTACTCCCCCGGGGAGTACAAGGACTACACCACTCCGCCTTTCAGGGACGCCATCCTGAAGTGGAAGAAGACGACGAAGAAGTCGAACGGCGGGACGGACACCCTCACCGTCCTCGGCAAGACGATCGTCCAGGTCGAAGCAGAAGCGATCATCGGCGGCGGCGCCAAATGGCGCCCCGAAGCCGGTGAATGA
- a CDS encoding DUF6603 domain-containing protein, with product MNAPHTGGPPPVDLEALRAHILTLGSPPTLISIDDRLPDSLRDALTAFPHGTLQGAAGSGPPEIDPEGTRLTLPLVCASQEWPAGTSMALVVTAVTVTVTAAGATTLLLDAVHDKTDVTAAVTADGPGRLAAAVRPVQPGAFAGALEALGRAFAGDAVWGATAAGLQEFGFAPDRVAGFDYRLDKKDGAYSATSMAVVAALDLEAPGGATALGLDVSLWFPDLRVTGRLRGGEAVDVRELLTSFGMPAADVPDGLGSAELGFAADLGDAYLVRTKLTGSWDIAPGLTLRGLSLDLSYSRDEKFVARFGGTVSLGDALSIDVSAAQLGGGQGWHFQGGLTAGTSVGIGDVVSALGLTGVPGPVESMTLTSLWVSRTTGTGRTEFVCQGELTIADGLTASLGATVVRDATGLRYGGTLDVDGFRFDLLFDTAEGGKDVFVATYRASGDDPLRVSLRDWIAALFPEAADSIPADLSIALDAAKFARVKPPGAAPRFCVGIDLSARLDLSALPLVGEYLPPAGDLAIENLQIVYSSGDFDAKTTATVNRLLGTAGVGPLPAVGLKPGPAARADLRLGPVVLELSAGVSAPASPTTPPARALPAASGTGDGLPVAVSAPVPPADRGGLWADVGRAFGPVQIQRIGLSYDRGRLWFMFDGSLGAAGLDIAVQGLGLGFDLDGDPLLPEPRLDGLLVSFERPPLRVGGGLITRKQPGYDLMVQGQLAIEMPAFGVTAVGAYQRKTDGTPSMFVFGRATAAFGGPPPFRVTGVALGFGYNSTVRVPRQDEVSTFPFVAGLDGGLPEDPMQALARLTDGSPPWVSAREGQVWLAGGLDFTSFEFLRARVLLLLEAGHDLTVALLGHAVASFPKQGKAYARIGVDLRVVFQSARGELAASAQLVDSYVIDPACVLTGGFAFSSWFSPSDHAGDFVLTVGGYHPDYKTPKHFPAVPRLGFTWSVGSAVSITGAAYFALTPNAVMAGGLLDVRYSAGIVEAWLTAKADILIQWAPLHFRAGISVRVGAKVRLLFTVSGELGASLDLWGPPTGGTVTAKFVFISVTVRFGSSLTGPEPLTWTEFRTQLLPPEKPLTAHPLTGLLTDSDADPELRAARVEAGTEPWLADPSGFSFAVSTVVPTARARFNERDPLGQETVDIRPMGKKDIDGLLHVTVAFSDTRRGQTASWRAVPGEELWRVETQSGNVPFALWGDPDVPQKNALGQEPLLDHITGLRVTVPGPKTVGQDLGPIAERDLAQEKLSPDATLPLDSGAVPGGPPVHLAEPLGVGVGVLADELATLSAGTARTRMHSALAGLLPGSPLPNGTVSAYADGARTLGLDADPLLLTEDPAPPHPDPVLLVLDDTTGQILTVDPLTTAVIGRVPVGRPGPYLAVTSADGASLYATGPDGREIAVIDTVAQRPRPPRTGITLGGAPTVLAVRRDATRAVVACPAPWAAASVDLTGDAAPVHTHVDHQDVRNFGGIAVDAEAGRLYVNANDASTTVTYDTSAGELRGKVWGPATPTFVTPGETGRVYVYGAAAGSNGQVQVMPVPTSGATYTPYNFTTPGTALAMLTTSARRAVVLRRTGGTGHVVTFYERQASPPVTVKETEVALGADPLALVLDPRDRAWVRHAAAVSVVAGGELLAELPLGAAPLSLTFTPDAGRAFIACDDATVAVVDMGAGGPAVTGRWQLPPGTVASAALFTTFDVTASEGAAR from the coding sequence ATGAACGCACCGCACACCGGGGGCCCGCCCCCCGTCGACCTGGAAGCGTTGCGCGCCCACATCCTGACCCTGGGCTCCCCACCCACCCTGATCTCCATCGACGACCGGTTACCCGACTCCTTACGGGACGCGCTCACCGCCTTCCCGCACGGAACCCTCCAGGGCGCCGCCGGATCCGGTCCCCCCGAGATCGACCCCGAGGGCACCCGCCTCACCCTCCCACTGGTCTGCGCCTCCCAGGAGTGGCCCGCCGGCACCTCCATGGCCCTCGTCGTGACCGCCGTGACCGTGACCGTCACCGCCGCGGGCGCGACGACGCTCCTCCTCGACGCCGTCCACGACAAGACCGACGTGACCGCCGCGGTCACCGCCGACGGGCCCGGCCGCCTCGCCGCCGCCGTACGGCCCGTCCAGCCCGGCGCCTTCGCGGGCGCCCTCGAAGCCCTCGGCCGCGCCTTCGCCGGCGACGCCGTCTGGGGAGCCACCGCGGCCGGCCTCCAGGAGTTCGGGTTCGCGCCCGACCGCGTCGCCGGGTTCGACTACCGGCTCGACAAGAAGGACGGGGCGTACAGCGCGACGTCCATGGCCGTCGTCGCCGCGCTCGACCTGGAAGCGCCCGGCGGGGCCACCGCCCTCGGCCTCGACGTCTCCCTGTGGTTCCCCGACCTGCGCGTCACCGGCCGGCTGCGCGGCGGCGAGGCCGTCGACGTGCGCGAGCTGCTCACCTCCTTCGGCATGCCCGCGGCCGACGTCCCGGACGGGCTCGGCAGCGCCGAACTCGGCTTCGCGGCCGACCTCGGGGACGCCTACCTCGTCCGGACGAAGCTCACCGGCTCCTGGGACATCGCGCCCGGGCTGACGCTGCGCGGCCTCTCCCTCGACCTGTCCTACAGCCGCGACGAGAAGTTCGTGGCCCGGTTCGGCGGGACCGTGTCGCTCGGCGACGCCCTCAGCATCGACGTCTCCGCCGCCCAGCTGGGAGGCGGCCAGGGCTGGCACTTCCAGGGCGGGCTCACCGCGGGCACGTCCGTCGGCATCGGGGACGTGGTGTCCGCGCTCGGCCTCACCGGCGTGCCGGGCCCCGTCGAGAGCATGACCCTCACCAGCCTCTGGGTCTCCCGCACCACCGGCACCGGGCGCACCGAGTTCGTCTGCCAGGGCGAACTCACGATCGCGGACGGCCTCACCGCGTCCCTCGGCGCGACCGTCGTCCGGGATGCCACCGGTCTGCGCTACGGAGGAACCCTCGACGTCGACGGCTTCCGCTTCGACCTCCTCTTCGACACCGCGGAGGGCGGCAAGGACGTCTTCGTCGCCACGTACCGGGCCTCCGGCGACGACCCGCTGCGGGTCTCCCTGCGCGACTGGATCGCCGCCCTCTTCCCGGAGGCCGCGGACAGCATCCCCGCCGATCTGAGCATCGCCCTCGACGCCGCGAAGTTCGCCCGCGTGAAACCCCCGGGCGCGGCCCCCCGCTTCTGCGTCGGCATCGACCTCTCCGCCCGCCTCGACCTCTCCGCCCTCCCCCTCGTCGGCGAATACCTGCCCCCGGCCGGCGACCTGGCCATCGAGAACCTGCAAATCGTCTACAGCTCCGGCGACTTCGACGCCAAGACCACGGCCACCGTCAACCGCCTCCTCGGCACGGCCGGCGTCGGCCCGCTGCCCGCCGTCGGGCTCAAACCCGGGCCCGCCGCCCGCGCCGACCTGCGCCTGGGCCCGGTGGTCCTGGAGCTGTCCGCCGGGGTGTCCGCCCCGGCGTCACCGACGACACCGCCCGCCCGCGCGCTCCCGGCGGCGAGCGGCACCGGCGACGGCCTGCCCGTCGCGGTCTCCGCCCCCGTACCGCCCGCCGACCGCGGCGGCCTCTGGGCGGACGTGGGCCGCGCCTTCGGGCCCGTGCAGATCCAGCGCATCGGGCTCTCCTACGACCGCGGCAGGCTGTGGTTCATGTTCGACGGCTCCCTGGGCGCCGCCGGGCTGGACATCGCGGTGCAGGGGCTCGGCCTCGGCTTCGACCTCGACGGGGACCCGCTGCTGCCGGAGCCCCGGCTCGACGGGCTGCTGGTCTCCTTCGAGCGGCCGCCGCTGCGCGTCGGCGGGGGACTGATCACCCGCAAGCAGCCGGGCTACGACCTCATGGTGCAGGGCCAGCTCGCCATCGAGATGCCGGCCTTCGGCGTCACCGCCGTCGGCGCCTACCAGCGCAAGACGGACGGCACGCCGTCGATGTTCGTCTTCGGCCGGGCCACCGCCGCGTTCGGCGGGCCGCCTCCGTTCCGGGTGACCGGCGTGGCGCTGGGCTTCGGCTACAACAGCACGGTACGCGTCCCCCGCCAGGACGAGGTCAGCACCTTCCCCTTCGTGGCCGGTCTCGACGGCGGTCTGCCCGAGGACCCGATGCAGGCGCTCGCCCGGCTCACCGACGGGTCACCGCCCTGGGTCTCGGCCCGCGAGGGCCAGGTCTGGCTGGCCGGCGGACTGGACTTCACCTCCTTCGAGTTCCTCCGCGCCCGTGTGCTGCTCCTTCTGGAGGCGGGCCATGACCTGACCGTCGCCCTCCTCGGGCACGCCGTGGCGAGCTTCCCCAAGCAGGGCAAGGCGTACGCCCGTATCGGCGTCGACCTGCGGGTCGTCTTCCAGTCGGCGCGCGGCGAACTCGCCGCCTCCGCCCAGCTCGTCGACTCCTACGTCATCGACCCGGCGTGCGTCCTCACCGGCGGCTTCGCGTTCTCCTCGTGGTTCTCCCCGAGCGACCACGCCGGCGACTTCGTCCTCACCGTGGGCGGCTACCACCCTGACTACAAGACGCCGAAGCACTTCCCGGCCGTCCCGCGCCTCGGCTTCACCTGGTCCGTGGGCTCGGCCGTCTCCATCACGGGCGCCGCCTACTTCGCGCTCACCCCCAACGCCGTCATGGCCGGCGGCCTGCTCGACGTGCGCTACAGCGCGGGCATCGTCGAGGCGTGGCTGACCGCGAAGGCCGACATCCTGATCCAGTGGGCGCCCCTGCACTTCCGGGCGGGCATCTCGGTCCGCGTCGGCGCCAAGGTCAGGCTGCTGTTCACGGTCAGCGGCGAACTGGGCGCCTCGCTCGACCTCTGGGGCCCGCCCACCGGCGGCACGGTCACCGCGAAGTTCGTCTTCATCTCCGTCACCGTGCGGTTCGGCTCCTCCCTGACCGGCCCGGAGCCCCTGACCTGGACGGAGTTCCGCACCCAGCTCCTGCCGCCCGAGAAGCCGCTCACCGCCCACCCCCTCACCGGCCTGCTGACCGACTCCGACGCCGACCCCGAGCTGCGGGCCGCGCGCGTCGAGGCCGGGACGGAACCCTGGCTCGCCGACCCCTCGGGCTTCTCCTTCGCCGTCTCCACCGTGGTGCCCACCGCGCGGGCGCGGTTCAACGAACGCGACCCGCTCGGACAGGAAACCGTCGACATCCGCCCCATGGGCAAGAAGGACATCGACGGCCTCCTGCACGTCACCGTCGCCTTCAGCGACACCCGCCGCGGGCAGACCGCGAGCTGGCGCGCCGTACCCGGCGAGGAGCTCTGGCGCGTCGAGACCCAGAGCGGGAACGTGCCGTTCGCCCTCTGGGGCGACCCGGACGTCCCCCAGAAGAACGCGCTCGGCCAGGAACCCCTGCTCGACCACATCACCGGCCTGCGCGTCACCGTGCCCGGTCCCAAGACCGTCGGCCAGGACCTCGGCCCGATCGCCGAACGCGACCTCGCCCAGGAGAAGCTCAGCCCCGACGCGACGCTCCCCCTCGACTCCGGCGCCGTGCCCGGCGGTCCCCCGGTGCACCTGGCCGAGCCCCTCGGCGTGGGCGTCGGCGTGCTCGCGGACGAGCTCGCCACGCTCTCCGCCGGCACCGCCCGCACCCGGATGCACAGCGCCCTCGCCGGTCTGCTGCCCGGAAGCCCGCTCCCCAACGGCACCGTGAGCGCCTACGCCGACGGGGCCCGCACCCTCGGCCTCGACGCCGACCCGCTGCTGCTCACCGAGGACCCGGCGCCGCCGCACCCCGACCCCGTCCTCCTCGTCCTCGACGACACCACCGGGCAGATCCTCACCGTCGACCCGCTCACCACGGCTGTCATCGGCCGGGTCCCGGTCGGCCGCCCCGGCCCGTACCTCGCCGTCACCTCCGCGGACGGCGCGAGCCTCTACGCGACCGGGCCCGACGGGCGGGAGATCGCCGTCATCGACACCGTCGCCCAGCGGCCGAGGCCCCCGCGCACGGGCATCACCCTCGGCGGCGCGCCCACCGTCCTCGCGGTCCGGCGCGACGCCACCCGGGCGGTCGTCGCCTGCCCGGCGCCCTGGGCGGCCGCCTCCGTCGACCTCACCGGGGACGCCGCACCGGTGCACACCCACGTCGACCACCAGGACGTGCGCAACTTCGGTGGCATCGCCGTCGACGCCGAGGCGGGACGCCTATACGTCAACGCCAACGACGCCAGCACCACCGTCACCTACGACACCTCGGCCGGCGAACTCCGCGGCAAGGTCTGGGGACCCGCGACGCCCACGTTCGTCACCCCGGGGGAGACGGGCCGGGTGTACGTCTACGGAGCCGCCGCCGGCAGCAACGGCCAGGTGCAGGTGATGCCGGTGCCGACGAGCGGCGCCACCTACACGCCGTACAACTTCACCACCCCCGGCACGGCCCTGGCCATGCTGACCACCTCGGCCCGGCGCGCCGTCGTCCTCCGCAGGACGGGCGGCACCGGCCACGTCGTCACCTTCTACGAGCGGCAGGCCTCCCCGCCCGTCACCGTCAAGGAGACCGAGGTCGCCCTGGGCGCCGACCCGCTGGCCCTCGTCCTGGACCCGCGCGACCGGGCCTGGGTGCGGCACGCGGCCGCCGTGTCCGTCGTGGCCGGCGGCGAGCTGCTCGCCGAACTCCCGCTCGGCGCCGCGCCGCTGTCCCTCACCTTCACCCCCGACGCCGGCCGGGCCTTCATCGCCTGCGACGACGCGACCGTCGCCGTCGTCGACATGGGCGCCGGCGGACCGGCCGTCACCGGGCGCTGGCAGCTGCCGCCCGGCACCGTCGCCTCCGCCGCCCTGTTCACCACCTTCGACGTCACCGCCTCGGAAGGGGCCGCACGATGA